In Reichenbachiella agarivorans, one genomic interval encodes:
- the rplK gene encoding 50S ribosomal protein L11 translates to MAKEISGYLKLQIKGGAANPSPPVGPALGSKGLNIMDFCKQFNARTQEKAGQVLPVLITIYTDKSFDFVIKTSPAAVLLLNAANIKKGSSESNRDKVGSVSWDQIKEIAETKMPDLNAFTIESAMKLVAGTARSMGIKVSGQAPWAN, encoded by the coding sequence ATGGCTAAGGAAATTAGTGGTTACTTAAAGTTACAGATTAAGGGTGGTGCTGCCAATCCGTCTCCTCCAGTAGGACCAGCGTTGGGTAGTAAGGGTCTTAATATCATGGACTTCTGTAAGCAATTTAATGCTAGAACCCAGGAAAAAGCGGGTCAGGTACTCCCTGTTCTAATTACTATCTACACTGACAAATCTTTTGATTTTGTAATCAAGACATCTCCTGCCGCAGTATTATTATTGAATGCTGCCAATATCAAAAAAGGTTCTTCAGAATCTAATAGAGATAAAGTAGGATCTGTTTCTTGGGATCAAATCAAAGAAATTGCAGAAACTAAAATGCCTGATTTGAATGCATTTACAATAGAGTCTGCAATGAAGTTGGTAGCAGGTACAGCTAGAAGTATGGGAATCAAAGTAAGTGGACAAGCCCCTTGGGCCAATTAA
- a CDS encoding M1 family metallopeptidase: MKTKNNIPSQLIALILAMTLFSQCNSHKANEPMNTVIKDNHSYANPSESIVTHLDWTAELDFEKHIIAATAKLTLDNTPQVKHVILDTKGLNIVEIKNQDGETLNYELKPEDPILGSALLIEIDPETTEVSITYQTTPEAEALQWLTPEQTQGKVKPFLFSQSQAILARSWIPIQDSPGIRFTYTAEVTVPRDLLPLMSASNPVEKNTTGTYHFEMKQPIPAYLMALTVGDIDFLPLGQRSGVYAEPSMLEKSADEFEGLENMIAAAEELYGAYRWDRYDIIVLPPSFPFGGMENPRLTFATPTIIAGDKSLISLVAHELAHSWSGNLVTNATWDDFWLNEGFTVYFENRIMESLYGREYSEMLAMLSLQDLKAEIIEISATNPADTHLKLNLDGRNPDDGLTAIAYDKGYFFLRLIEETVGREKWDAFVKNYFNTNAFKVMTTEEFVEILQRDLIDENTVGLDSTFYQQWIYGPELPANCPQPVSNKFDNVEKALSNWQENHDTVTLDSSYGSSQWSTHEWLHFIRLLPENYGIEEMTLLDDAFDFTNSGNSEIFALWAVQIISNQYEAGYPNLEKFLVHTGRRKFLTPLYKELIKTEEGTEMARAIYQKARPNYHSVAYNSIDALLK; the protein is encoded by the coding sequence ATGAAAACAAAAAACAACATCCCCTCCCAACTCATTGCACTGATCCTAGCCATGACACTATTCAGTCAATGTAACTCTCACAAAGCTAACGAACCAATGAACACAGTAATCAAAGACAATCACTCCTATGCCAATCCATCAGAATCCATAGTTACCCACCTTGATTGGACAGCTGAGCTCGATTTTGAAAAACACATTATAGCTGCAACTGCTAAACTGACGTTAGACAATACGCCTCAGGTTAAACATGTCATCCTAGACACCAAAGGGTTGAACATTGTGGAAATTAAAAATCAAGATGGTGAAACACTAAACTATGAATTGAAGCCTGAAGACCCAATACTCGGTAGTGCCTTACTTATTGAGATAGATCCAGAGACGACAGAGGTGTCGATCACCTATCAAACCACACCCGAAGCGGAAGCCTTGCAGTGGCTCACTCCAGAGCAAACTCAAGGTAAGGTCAAGCCATTTTTGTTCTCTCAGTCTCAGGCCATCCTCGCTCGATCATGGATCCCCATACAAGACTCTCCAGGGATTCGTTTTACCTACACTGCTGAAGTAACCGTCCCCAGGGATTTATTACCTCTGATGAGTGCTTCTAATCCCGTGGAGAAAAACACTACTGGTACTTATCATTTTGAGATGAAGCAACCGATACCTGCTTATCTCATGGCGTTGACAGTTGGAGATATTGATTTTCTGCCCTTGGGTCAACGCAGTGGAGTCTATGCGGAACCCTCTATGCTAGAAAAATCAGCCGATGAATTTGAAGGGTTGGAAAATATGATTGCTGCTGCGGAAGAATTGTATGGTGCCTATCGCTGGGATCGATACGACATCATCGTGCTGCCTCCTAGTTTCCCATTCGGAGGGATGGAAAATCCAAGGTTGACTTTTGCTACACCGACGATCATCGCAGGGGACAAGTCGCTGATCTCTCTGGTGGCTCACGAACTCGCCCACTCTTGGTCTGGCAACCTGGTCACCAATGCTACATGGGATGACTTCTGGCTCAATGAGGGATTTACCGTCTACTTCGAAAACAGGATCATGGAGTCCCTCTATGGCAGAGAGTATTCCGAAATGCTCGCCATGCTTTCGCTACAAGACCTAAAGGCGGAAATCATAGAAATCTCCGCGACAAATCCTGCCGACACGCATCTCAAACTAAATCTGGATGGAAGAAACCCTGATGATGGTCTGACCGCCATCGCCTATGACAAAGGTTATTTCTTCCTAAGACTCATAGAAGAAACAGTTGGGAGAGAAAAGTGGGATGCTTTTGTCAAAAACTACTTCAACACCAATGCTTTCAAGGTAATGACCACCGAAGAGTTTGTCGAAATCTTGCAAAGGGATTTAATTGATGAGAATACGGTTGGGTTGGACAGCACCTTCTATCAGCAATGGATCTATGGGCCTGAACTGCCAGCCAATTGCCCTCAGCCTGTCTCTAACAAGTTTGACAATGTAGAAAAAGCACTGTCCAACTGGCAAGAGAACCATGATACTGTAACCCTTGATTCTAGCTATGGAAGTAGCCAATGGAGCACCCACGAATGGTTGCATTTCATCCGTCTGCTCCCAGAAAACTACGGGATCGAAGAAATGACCCTGCTGGATGATGCCTTCGATTTCACAAACAGTGGTAACAGCGAGATATTTGCGCTTTGGGCCGTCCAAATCATTTCGAATCAATATGAAGCAGGATATCCCAACTTAGAAAAGTTCCTAGTGCATACCGGCAGAAGGAAATTCCTCACCCCGCTCTACAAAGAGCTCATCAAAACTGAAGAAGGTACGGAGATGGCTCGAGCAATCTACCAGAAAGCACGCCCCAACTACCACTCTGTAGCATACAACTCCATCGATGCATTACTAAAATAA
- the tuf gene encoding elongation factor Tu encodes MAKETFDRSKPHVNIGTIGHVDHGKTTLTAAISSVLASKGLAQIKDFSSIDNAPEEKERGITINTSHIEYQTATRHYAHVDCPGHADYVKNMITGAAQMDGAIIVVAATDGPMPQTREHILLSRQVGVPALVVFMNKVDLVDDPELLELVEMEVRELLSAYDFPGDDIPVIAGSALGALNGEPEWVAKVEELMDAVDNFIPLPERAVDKDFLMPVEDVFSITGRGTVATGRIERGVTNTGDAVDIIGMGAENMTSTVTGVEMFRKILDRGEAGDNVGLLLRGIEKSQIKRGMIICKPKSVNPHAKFKAEIYVLSKEEGGRHTPFFNKYRPQFYVRTTDVTGEIMLPEGVEMVMPGDNVTIEVTLINKIAMEKGLRFAIREGGRTVGSGQVTEILD; translated from the coding sequence ATGGCTAAAGAAACCTTTGACCGTTCGAAACCACACGTGAATATTGGTACAATTGGTCACGTGGATCACGGAAAGACAACTTTGACTGCTGCGATCTCTTCAGTTCTTGCATCGAAGGGTCTAGCGCAGATAAAAGATTTTTCTTCTATTGATAACGCTCCAGAAGAAAAAGAAAGAGGTATTACTATCAATACTTCTCACATCGAATATCAAACTGCAACAAGACACTATGCTCACGTGGATTGTCCAGGTCACGCCGATTATGTGAAAAACATGATTACTGGTGCGGCTCAAATGGATGGTGCTATTATCGTGGTTGCTGCTACTGATGGACCAATGCCACAAACTAGAGAGCACATCTTGCTTTCTCGTCAGGTTGGTGTTCCAGCTTTGGTTGTGTTCATGAACAAAGTGGATTTGGTTGACGATCCAGAATTGCTTGAGCTAGTTGAGATGGAAGTAAGAGAATTGCTTTCAGCTTATGACTTCCCAGGTGATGATATTCCTGTAATTGCTGGTTCTGCTCTTGGAGCTTTGAATGGCGAGCCTGAGTGGGTTGCTAAAGTAGAAGAGTTGATGGATGCAGTTGATAACTTCATTCCATTACCAGAAAGAGCAGTTGACAAAGACTTCTTAATGCCAGTAGAGGACGTATTCTCTATCACAGGTAGAGGTACTGTTGCAACTGGTAGAATCGAAAGAGGTGTTACCAACACAGGTGATGCTGTCGATATCATCGGTATGGGTGCAGAAAACATGACATCTACAGTTACTGGAGTTGAAATGTTTAGAAAAATATTGGACAGAGGTGAAGCTGGTGATAACGTTGGTCTTTTGCTAAGAGGTATTGAAAAATCTCAAATCAAGAGAGGAATGATTATCTGTAAGCCAAAATCAGTTAATCCTCATGCTAAGTTCAAAGCTGAAATCTACGTATTGTCAAAAGAAGAAGGTGGAAGACACACTCCTTTCTTTAACAAATACAGACCACAGTTTTACGTAAGAACAACTGACGTTACAGGTGAAATCATGCTTCCAGAAGGAGTAGAAATGGTTATGCCAGGTGATAACGTGACTATCGAAGTTACTTTGATCAACAAAATCGCAATGGAAAAAGGATTGAGATTTGCGATCAGAGAAGGCGGTAGAACTGTTGGATCAGGACAAGTAACTGAAATCTTAGACTAA
- the nusG gene encoding transcription termination/antitermination protein NusG, with translation MSELKWYVVRAVSGQEKKVKSYLETEITRMGLEEFIPQVMIPAEKVYEMRNGKKRVRERNFFPGYILISADINHGEVQHTITNIPGVIGFLGANDGGPSKTPVALRQNEVNRILGKVDEAEEQEEQLDTPFIVGETVKVMDGPFNGFTGSVEEVFEERKKLNVMVKIFGRNTPVELNYIQVEKTE, from the coding sequence ATGAGTGAATTAAAATGGTACGTCGTTCGTGCTGTCAGTGGGCAGGAGAAGAAAGTAAAGTCTTATCTTGAAACTGAAATTACCAGAATGGGTCTGGAGGAATTCATTCCTCAAGTCATGATACCTGCAGAAAAGGTGTATGAAATGAGAAATGGGAAAAAGAGAGTCCGTGAAAGAAACTTCTTTCCAGGATATATTCTTATTTCTGCTGACATCAATCATGGTGAAGTACAACACACCATCACCAATATTCCAGGTGTAATAGGATTTTTAGGAGCCAATGATGGAGGACCATCTAAGACTCCTGTAGCCCTACGTCAAAATGAGGTAAACCGAATTTTGGGTAAAGTAGATGAAGCAGAAGAGCAAGAAGAACAGCTTGATACGCCATTTATTGTAGGTGAGACAGTTAAAGTAATGGACGGTCCATTTAATGGATTTACAGGTAGTGTCGAAGAAGTCTTCGAAGAGCGTAAAAAGCTTAATGTTATGGTTAAGATTTTTGGACGTAATACGCCTGTAGAACTGAATTATATTCAAGTAGAAAAAACAGAGTAG
- the rplL gene encoding 50S ribosomal protein L7/L12, whose translation MADLKEFAEQLVNLTVKEVNELATILKDEYGIEPAAAAAPVMVAGAAGGEEGGAEEKSTFDVILKSPGGAKLAIVKLVKELTGLGLKEAKELVDGAPKPVKEGVAKDEAEGLKKQLEEAGAEVELK comes from the coding sequence ATGGCAGATTTAAAAGAATTCGCTGAACAGTTGGTTAACCTTACTGTTAAGGAAGTAAATGAATTAGCTACTATATTGAAAGATGAGTACGGAATTGAGCCAGCTGCTGCTGCTGCTCCTGTTATGGTAGCTGGTGCTGCTGGAGGAGAAGAAGGTGGTGCTGAAGAAAAAAGCACTTTCGACGTAATCTTGAAATCACCAGGAGGAGCTAAATTGGCTATCGTTAAATTGGTAAAAGAATTGACAGGTCTAGGATTGAAAGAAGCTAAGGAATTAGTGGATGGTGCTCCTAAGCCAGTCAAAGAAGGCGTAGCTAAGGATGAAGCTGAAGGGTTGAAGAAGCAACTAGAAGAGGCTGGAGCTGAAGTAGAGCTCAAGTAA
- the rplA gene encoding 50S ribosomal protein L1 — MAKLTKNQKLAAEKYDKTQSYGIEEAAKLVKEITTTKFDASVDVDIRLGVDPRKADQMVRGVVALPHGTGKDVRVLVLCTPDKEQEAKDAGADHVGLDDYIKKIEGGWTDIDVIITMPTVMAKVGRIGRVLGPRGLMPNPKSGTVTLDVAKAVKEVKSGKIDFKVDKFGIIHAGIGKVSFTPQMIKENALELIHTVSKLKPASAKGTYMKGISLSSTMSPGITVDKGSITGL; from the coding sequence ATGGCAAAATTGACGAAAAATCAAAAACTAGCTGCAGAAAAGTACGACAAGACTCAAAGCTACGGCATTGAAGAAGCGGCTAAGCTAGTGAAGGAAATTACTACAACTAAGTTCGATGCATCAGTTGATGTGGACATTAGGCTAGGAGTTGATCCAAGAAAGGCAGACCAGATGGTAAGAGGCGTAGTGGCGCTTCCTCATGGAACTGGTAAAGACGTAAGAGTATTGGTGCTTTGCACACCTGACAAAGAGCAGGAAGCTAAGGATGCTGGTGCAGACCACGTCGGATTAGATGACTATATCAAGAAAATCGAAGGCGGTTGGACGGATATTGATGTAATCATTACCATGCCTACAGTGATGGCCAAAGTAGGTCGTATCGGTAGAGTATTGGGACCAAGAGGTTTGATGCCAAACCCAAAATCTGGAACAGTTACTCTTGATGTGGCGAAAGCAGTAAAAGAAGTTAAATCTGGTAAGATCGACTTCAAAGTAGATAAGTTTGGTATCATCCATGCAGGTATTGGAAAGGTTTCTTTCACTCCTCAGATGATCAAAGAAAATGCTTTGGAATTGATTCACACCGTGTCAAAATTGAAGCCTGCAAGTGCAAAAGGTACTTACATGAAAGGAATTAGCCTTTCTAGTACCATGAGCCCAGGTATCACTGTTGATAAGGGATCTATCACTGGATTGTAA
- the secE gene encoding preprotein translocase subunit SecE has protein sequence MTKLINFFKESYDEMVHKVTWSKYSELQSSSVLVLVASLIFALFIGLIDLSFENLLDWYYHNL, from the coding sequence ATGACGAAACTGATTAATTTTTTTAAGGAGTCGTATGATGAGATGGTCCACAAGGTTACATGGTCCAAATATTCAGAATTACAGAGTAGTTCAGTATTAGTTCTAGTCGCTTCCCTGATCTTTGCGTTGTTCATAGGTTTGATAGATCTCAGCTTTGAGAACTTATTAGACTGGTATTATCATAATCTATAA
- the rplJ gene encoding 50S ribosomal protein L10, producing the protein MTREEKAKIIAELSDKFKASGNFYFTSAAGMTVAQVNKLRRKCFESGIEYRVIKNTLIKKALETVDADFSSLNDEVLTGFSGVMFTGQDSANAPAKLIKKFVKEDKVDKLKLKGASIEYDLFIGEQHLNTLAELKSKNELIGEIVGLLQSPAKNVISSLQSGGQTLSGLLKTLSER; encoded by the coding sequence ATGACAAGAGAAGAAAAAGCTAAAATCATAGCAGAACTTTCTGACAAGTTTAAGGCAAGTGGAAATTTCTACTTCACCAGTGCTGCAGGAATGACCGTAGCACAGGTTAATAAGTTGAGAAGAAAATGCTTTGAAAGTGGCATAGAATACAGGGTAATCAAGAATACCTTGATTAAGAAAGCATTGGAAACAGTAGATGCTGATTTCTCTTCATTGAATGATGAAGTTTTGACGGGTTTTTCAGGCGTTATGTTTACTGGACAAGATTCAGCAAACGCACCTGCTAAGCTTATCAAAAAATTTGTAAAAGAAGACAAAGTAGACAAGCTTAAACTTAAAGGGGCTTCCATCGAATACGATCTCTTTATAGGAGAGCAGCACCTCAATACGCTTGCCGAGCTCAAATCTAAAAATGAGCTTATTGGTGAAATTGTTGGGTTGTTACAATCTCCAGCCAAGAATGTTATTTCTTCACTTCAGAGTGGAGGTCAGACACTTTCTGGGTTGCTTAAAACATTGTCTGAACGTTAA